In Nocardia sputorum, a single genomic region encodes these proteins:
- a CDS encoding enoyl-CoA hydratase-related protein, with protein MPTLDYHDKIAVLDLGGEENRFSPEFLDQVGAHLDTALADGAQGLVTTASGKFYSNGLDLDWLGAHAERAEWYVGRVQALLARMLTLPVPTAAALPGHAFGAGAMLAIAHDYRVMRADRGYFCFPEVDIRIPFTPGMAALIQAKLAPASAVASMTTGRRFGGTDAAALDIVDATAAEGAVTDTAVALLTPLGGKDPATLAAIKNTMYATAVAALTA; from the coding sequence ATGCCCACCCTCGACTACCACGACAAGATCGCCGTCCTCGACCTCGGCGGCGAGGAGAACCGTTTCTCCCCCGAGTTCCTCGACCAGGTCGGCGCCCACCTCGACACCGCCCTGGCCGACGGCGCCCAGGGCCTGGTCACCACCGCGAGCGGCAAGTTCTACTCCAACGGGCTGGATCTGGACTGGCTCGGCGCACACGCCGAGCGCGCCGAGTGGTACGTCGGGCGGGTGCAGGCATTGCTGGCCCGGATGCTCACCCTGCCCGTGCCCACGGCCGCCGCACTGCCCGGTCACGCGTTCGGCGCCGGCGCCATGCTCGCCATCGCGCACGACTACCGGGTGATGCGCGCCGACCGCGGCTACTTCTGCTTCCCCGAAGTCGATATCCGCATCCCCTTCACCCCCGGCATGGCCGCGCTGATCCAAGCCAAACTCGCCCCCGCCAGCGCCGTCGCCTCGATGACCACCGGCCGCCGCTTCGGCGGCACCGACGCCGCGGCCCTGGACATCGTCGACGCCACCGCCGCCGAGGGAGCCGTCACCGACACCGCCGTCGCGCTGCTGACCCCGCTGGGCGGCAAAGACCCCGCCACCCTCGCCGCGATCAAGAACACCATGTACGCCACCGCCGTCGCGGCATTGACCGCCTAG
- a CDS encoding TetR/AcrR family transcriptional regulator — protein sequence MATTRRSRNAQAPRPPRGQARQRMIDGAIDSLRVHGANATSVDRVLAATGAPRGSVYHHFPGGRTELITDALGTAGELMSTFIERLTSDNEPAAALDRFAAMWRRTLLDSDFRAGCPIFAVAVETNDEAPEFARLAGEIFGRWQQALTGMLTRHDVPADRAHRLATLTVAAFEGAIALCRVHHDITPLDDAVATLHELMPAAS from the coding sequence ATGGCAACCACACGTCGATCCCGCAACGCCCAAGCCCCACGTCCCCCCAGGGGCCAGGCACGGCAACGCATGATCGACGGCGCGATCGACTCCCTGCGCGTGCACGGCGCCAACGCCACCAGCGTCGACCGGGTCCTGGCCGCCACCGGCGCCCCACGCGGCTCGGTGTACCACCACTTTCCCGGCGGACGCACCGAGCTGATCACCGACGCCCTCGGCACCGCGGGCGAGCTGATGTCGACCTTCATCGAACGCCTGACCAGCGACAACGAACCCGCCGCCGCGCTGGACCGCTTCGCCGCGATGTGGCGGCGCACCCTGCTCGACAGCGATTTCCGCGCCGGCTGCCCGATCTTCGCGGTCGCCGTCGAAACCAACGACGAAGCCCCGGAGTTCGCCCGCCTCGCCGGGGAGATCTTCGGCCGCTGGCAGCAGGCCCTCACCGGGATGCTGACCCGCCACGACGTGCCCGCCGACCGCGCGCACCGCCTGGCCACGCTGACGGTCGCCGCGTTCGAAGGCGCCATCGCGCTGTGCCGCGTCCACCACGACATCACGCCGCTCGACGACGCTGTCGCCACGTTGCACGAGCTGATGCCCGCCGCGAGCTGA
- a CDS encoding Na+/H+ antiporter has translation MHVAIGLVVLVASAAALAALARRFGVSEPLVLTVGGVAASYLPFVPEIHLEPEIILLGFLPPLLYTAAIRTSLVDFRANARTIALLSVGLVLFTTFAVAVVVWWLLPVPFAVAVALGAVVAPPDAVAATAVARRIGMPRRIVTILEDESLFNDATALVALRTALAATAGTVSVWAAGADFLLAAGGGAAVGVVVAYLLAMLRRRITDPVMDTTLSFLAPFAAYLPAEGIHASGVIAVVVCGMILGHNAPAWQSAASRIAERINWRTIQFILESAVFVLIGLQVRGIVEGAWHSELDHATLVGSALAVLATTMLARPIWVFGSSLVSRSLGGGAAVGVRELVVVSWAGMRGVVTLAAVLLLAPDTPLLAVLKLLALVVVAGTLLVQGTSLPWLVRWLRLRAPSRAEDALQKANVLQQATAAGLAALEQQITPDTPPGVVQTLRDRVSWKANAAWERLGRAESEQVTPTAEYRRLRLAMLQAERETVLRVRDSGHVDYEILQHVLAQLDLEESIIDRFDEAEEERVETLAAPAAQEACAHLREAPLVRAYAGPDECAECVAEGLAWVHLRMCLACGHVACCDSSPGNHATKHHGVSGHPVMRSVEPGEAWRWCFVDELLG, from the coding sequence GTGCATGTCGCGATCGGCCTGGTTGTTCTCGTCGCGTCGGCGGCCGCGTTGGCGGCGCTGGCGCGTCGGTTCGGGGTGTCCGAACCGCTGGTACTGACGGTGGGCGGGGTCGCGGCGTCGTATCTGCCGTTCGTGCCGGAGATCCACCTGGAGCCGGAGATCATTCTGCTCGGTTTCCTGCCTCCTTTGCTGTATACCGCCGCGATCCGCACGTCGCTGGTGGATTTCCGGGCGAATGCGCGCACGATCGCGTTGTTGTCGGTGGGGTTGGTGTTGTTCACGACGTTCGCGGTGGCGGTGGTGGTGTGGTGGCTGCTGCCGGTGCCGTTCGCGGTCGCCGTGGCGTTGGGTGCGGTGGTGGCTCCCCCGGACGCGGTGGCCGCGACGGCGGTGGCACGCCGGATCGGGATGCCGCGGCGGATCGTGACGATCCTGGAGGACGAGTCGCTGTTCAACGACGCGACCGCGCTGGTGGCGTTGCGGACCGCGCTGGCCGCGACGGCGGGCACGGTGTCGGTGTGGGCGGCCGGGGCGGACTTCCTGCTCGCGGCCGGTGGCGGCGCGGCGGTCGGGGTGGTGGTGGCCTATCTGCTGGCGATGCTGCGGCGACGCATCACCGATCCGGTGATGGACACGACGCTGTCGTTCCTGGCGCCGTTCGCGGCGTATCTGCCCGCCGAGGGCATCCACGCCTCGGGGGTGATCGCGGTGGTGGTGTGCGGCATGATCCTCGGGCACAACGCGCCGGCCTGGCAGAGCGCCGCCTCGCGCATCGCCGAGCGCATCAATTGGCGCACGATCCAGTTCATCCTGGAAAGCGCGGTGTTCGTGCTGATCGGGTTGCAGGTGCGCGGGATCGTGGAGGGTGCGTGGCACAGCGAACTCGATCACGCCACCCTGGTGGGGTCGGCGCTGGCGGTGCTGGCCACCACGATGCTGGCGCGGCCGATCTGGGTGTTCGGTTCCTCGCTGGTGTCGCGCAGCCTCGGCGGCGGCGCGGCGGTGGGCGTGCGTGAGCTGGTGGTGGTGTCGTGGGCGGGGATGCGCGGTGTGGTGACGCTGGCGGCGGTGCTGCTGCTGGCGCCGGACACGCCGTTGCTGGCGGTGCTGAAGCTGCTGGCGCTGGTGGTGGTGGCGGGGACGCTGCTGGTGCAGGGCACCTCGCTGCCGTGGCTGGTGCGGTGGCTGCGGTTGCGTGCGCCCAGTCGCGCCGAGGACGCGTTGCAGAAGGCGAATGTGTTGCAGCAGGCGACGGCGGCCGGTTTGGCGGCGCTCGAACAGCAGATCACACCGGATACGCCGCCCGGGGTGGTGCAGACGTTGCGTGATCGGGTCTCGTGGAAGGCGAACGCGGCGTGGGAGCGGCTCGGGCGGGCGGAGTCCGAACAGGTGACACCCACCGCGGAGTACCGGCGGCTGCGGTTGGCGATGTTGCAAGCCGAACGCGAAACGGTGTTGCGGGTGCGCGATTCGGGCCATGTCGACTACGAGATCCTGCAGCATGTGCTGGCGCAATTGGATCTGGAGGAGTCGATCATCGATCGTTTCGACGAGGCCGAGGAGGAGCGCGTCGAAACGCTGGCCGCGCCTGCGGCCCAGGAGGCGTGCGCGCATCTGCGGGAGGCGCCGCTGGTGCGTGCCTACGCCGGGCCCGACGAATGCGCCGAGTGCGTCGCGGAGGGGCTGGCGTGGGTGCATCTGCGGATGTGCCTGGCGTGCGGGCACGTGGCCTGCTGCGACTCCTCGCCGGGCAATCACGCGACGAAGCATCACGGGGTCAGTGGCCATCCGGTGATGCGCAGTGTGGAGCCGGGTGAGGCGTGGCGCTGGTGTTTCGTCGATGAACTGCTCGGGTGA
- a CDS encoding TetR/AcrR family transcriptional regulator, which translates to MPRPRTHDPGIVLDAAEALAVRSGPAAVTTRAVAAATGISNGAIYHTFGSRAELLGRTWLRAARRFLDLQTALVDAALRQSDGVEAVVAAAEAPAVFAERHPDSSRLLLAVRREELLGEVPEAVAAELAATDAVLVELLVRLSRRLWQRGDRRAVDVMTLCLVDLPTAVLLRRDRLADPHAREYLRGAVRAVLAVGPPPL; encoded by the coding sequence ATGCCCCGCCCTCGCACGCACGACCCCGGCATCGTGCTCGACGCCGCCGAAGCGCTGGCCGTCCGCTCCGGCCCCGCCGCGGTCACCACACGCGCGGTCGCCGCCGCCACCGGCATCTCCAACGGCGCGATCTACCACACCTTCGGATCCCGCGCGGAGCTGCTCGGCCGCACCTGGTTGCGCGCCGCCCGCCGCTTCCTGGACCTGCAGACCGCACTGGTCGACGCGGCGCTGCGGCAAAGCGACGGCGTCGAGGCCGTCGTCGCGGCCGCCGAGGCGCCCGCGGTGTTCGCCGAGCGTCACCCGGACTCCTCCCGGCTGCTGCTGGCCGTGCGGCGCGAGGAATTGCTCGGCGAAGTACCCGAGGCCGTCGCCGCCGAACTGGCCGCCACCGACGCCGTGCTGGTCGAGCTGCTCGTGCGGCTGTCGCGCCGGCTGTGGCAGCGCGGCGACCGCCGCGCCGTCGACGTCATGACGCTGTGCCTGGTCGACCTGCCCACCGCCGTGCTGCTGCGCCGCGACCGGCTGGCCGATCCGCACGCGCGGGAATACCTGCGCGGCGCTGTGCGCGCCGTCCTCGCCGTCGGCCCACCGCCCCTCTGA
- a CDS encoding TetR/AcrR family transcriptional regulator: protein MSRVVTKEQYYDTGLEVLAELGFKGLNIGVLCRQLGVTSGSFYHHFGSWQGFVDALLEHWENRQVRILGTMPFNQGNPDDDIRAMSDLAAGLHHAAEAAIRAWAANDESVNLALKRVDESRRRTVHKAIKGVVGDDDTAAVVTSLGMAMLVGYQQIAAGGENLSLDQLLAEYARLIYSHAQR, encoded by the coding sequence ATGTCACGAGTGGTCACCAAGGAGCAGTACTACGACACCGGGTTGGAAGTGCTCGCCGAACTCGGCTTCAAAGGTCTGAACATCGGCGTACTGTGCCGGCAGCTCGGCGTCACCAGCGGGTCGTTCTATCACCACTTCGGCAGTTGGCAGGGCTTCGTCGACGCCCTGCTCGAACACTGGGAGAACCGCCAAGTGCGCATCCTGGGCACCATGCCGTTCAACCAGGGCAATCCCGACGACGACATCCGCGCCATGTCCGACCTCGCCGCCGGACTGCATCACGCCGCCGAAGCCGCCATCCGCGCCTGGGCGGCCAACGACGAATCGGTCAACCTCGCCCTCAAGCGCGTCGACGAATCCCGCAGACGCACCGTGCACAAAGCGATCAAAGGGGTCGTCGGCGACGACGACACCGCCGCCGTGGTCACCTCGTTGGGCATGGCCATGCTCGTCGGCTACCAGCAGATCGCCGCGGGCGGCGAGAACCTGTCACTGGACCAGCTGCTGGCCGAATACGCACGCCTGATCTACTCCCACGCCCAGCGCTGA
- a CDS encoding alpha/beta fold hydrolase codes for MEEFASWRANGRRHTHRGHQIFWRDGGAGADGTLVCIHGFPTASWDWHRIWPGLCERFARVIAPDMIGFGWSAKPRHYDYRITDQADIHENLLREQGIGRYHILAHDYGDSVAQELLARDAERRAAGDESLVIDSVFLLNGGLFPEAHRPRPVQRLLASPLGPLVGVLGSERTFHRSLAAVFGPDTKPTGVELHQFWLLWCSKHGKRNGHKLIRYMAERRRQRQRWVGALQQAQIPIRFLNGVTDPVSGGHMARRYRELITTPDVVELPRIGHYPQLEAPEQTLQALLEFHGNRVHKPTA; via the coding sequence ATGGAGGAGTTCGCGTCCTGGCGGGCGAACGGACGACGCCACACTCATCGCGGCCACCAGATCTTCTGGCGCGACGGAGGCGCAGGCGCCGACGGGACGCTGGTGTGCATCCACGGATTTCCCACCGCGTCCTGGGACTGGCATCGCATCTGGCCCGGTCTGTGCGAGCGTTTCGCTCGCGTCATCGCCCCCGACATGATCGGGTTCGGCTGGTCGGCCAAACCCCGCCACTACGACTACCGCATCACCGACCAAGCCGACATCCACGAGAACCTGCTCCGCGAACAGGGCATCGGCCGGTACCACATCCTCGCCCACGACTACGGCGACAGCGTCGCCCAGGAACTGCTGGCCCGCGACGCCGAACGCCGCGCGGCCGGCGACGAATCCCTGGTGATCGACTCGGTGTTCCTGCTCAACGGCGGCCTGTTCCCCGAAGCGCACCGCCCCCGCCCGGTGCAGCGGCTGCTGGCGAGCCCACTCGGCCCGCTGGTCGGTGTGCTGGGCAGCGAACGCACCTTCCACCGCAGCCTGGCCGCGGTGTTCGGGCCCGACACCAAACCCACCGGTGTCGAACTGCACCAATTCTGGCTGCTGTGGTGCAGCAAGCACGGAAAACGCAACGGCCACAAGCTCATTCGCTACATGGCCGAACGACGCAGGCAGCGGCAGCGCTGGGTGGGCGCCCTGCAGCAGGCCCAGATCCCCATCCGGTTCCTCAACGGCGTCACCGACCCGGTCTCCGGCGGCCATATGGCGCGCCGCTACCGCGAGCTGATCACCACCCCCGACGTGGTGGAACTGCCCCGCATCGGCCACTACCCGCAACTGGAAGCACCCGAGCAGACCCTGCAGGCGCTGCTGGAATTCCACGGCAACCGGGTGCACAAGCCCACCGCGTGA